In the genome of Saccharomonospora viridis DSM 43017, one region contains:
- a CDS encoding helix-turn-helix domain-containing protein gives MTRGHGPTVRRRRLASELRRLREKAALTIDEVGEKLECSASKISRIETGHVGVTPRDARDLLELYGVHGDEQEALVQLAREARKRGWWHAYNEVFTGAFVGLEADASSLRAFQALLVPGLLQTERYAHAVIRAMRPGAEDSEIERRVAARMERQRLLRDPNPPQYWAVIDEAVLHRVVGSREVMAEQLTQMCEISRLPHVTIQVVPFTAGAHPGMEGPFLILGFPEKADPDVVYVDSTNNGFYLELETDVHRYSLMFDHLRAAALKPDDSIEVIAGAARRFAK, from the coding sequence ATGACGCGAGGCCACGGTCCGACCGTGCGGCGACGCAGGTTAGCGAGCGAGCTACGACGGCTCCGGGAGAAAGCCGCACTCACCATCGACGAGGTGGGTGAGAAGTTGGAGTGCTCGGCATCCAAGATCAGTCGCATTGAGACAGGTCATGTGGGGGTCACCCCCCGGGACGCCCGTGATCTGCTGGAGCTGTACGGCGTGCACGGAGACGAGCAGGAGGCGTTGGTCCAACTCGCCCGGGAAGCCCGCAAACGCGGCTGGTGGCATGCCTACAACGAGGTCTTCACGGGTGCGTTCGTGGGGTTGGAGGCCGATGCCAGCTCGCTGCGCGCCTTCCAGGCGTTGTTGGTGCCGGGTCTGCTGCAGACCGAGCGATACGCGCACGCGGTGATCCGGGCGATGCGGCCCGGTGCCGAGGACTCCGAGATCGAGCGCAGGGTCGCGGCGCGGATGGAGCGGCAACGACTGTTGCGGGACCCGAATCCACCCCAGTACTGGGCCGTCATCGACGAGGCGGTGTTGCACCGCGTCGTCGGAAGTCGGGAAGTGATGGCCGAACAACTCACTCAAATGTGTGAGATCTCCAGGCTTCCCCACGTCACCATCCAGGTGGTTCCTTTTACCGCGGGTGCTCATCCGGGGATGGAAGGACCCTTTCTGATCCTGGGTTTCCCCGAGAAGGCGGATCCCGACGTGGTTTATGTGGACAGTACCAACAACGGTTTCTATCTCGAATTGGAAACCGACGTGCACAGGTACTCCTTGATGTTCGATCATTTGCGGGCCGCCGCGCTCAAACCCGACGATTCCATTGAGGTCATCGCCGGGGCAGCACGGCGGTTCGCAAAGTGA
- a CDS encoding lysophospholipid acyltransferase family protein yields the protein MLYWLMKYVLLGPLLRAFWPTKVTGLENVPTEGGAILASNHLAVADSFFMPLHVPRRVTFPAKQEYFTEPGFKGRLKKWFFTGAGQFPIDRSGGAAAQAAIDAAVRLLREGRLLGIYPEGTRSPDGRLYKGKTGVARIALEARVPVIPVAMIGTDQVNPIGSRMWWPHKLEIRFGKPLDFSRYEGLAGDRFVERSITDEIMYALMELSGQEYVDIYAARAKELIAAEKAGLRPAVPVQVGARDAARMPESRAS from the coding sequence GTGCTGTATTGGCTGATGAAGTACGTACTGCTGGGCCCGCTGCTGCGTGCGTTCTGGCCGACCAAGGTGACCGGCCTGGAGAATGTGCCCACCGAAGGCGGCGCCATCCTCGCCAGCAATCACCTGGCGGTGGCCGACTCGTTCTTCATGCCGCTGCATGTCCCGAGGCGGGTCACCTTCCCCGCCAAACAGGAATACTTCACCGAACCCGGCTTCAAGGGCCGGTTGAAGAAGTGGTTCTTCACCGGCGCGGGACAGTTCCCCATCGACCGCTCGGGCGGCGCGGCCGCGCAGGCCGCCATCGACGCCGCCGTGCGGTTGTTGCGGGAGGGACGCCTGCTGGGCATCTACCCCGAGGGCACGCGCTCACCCGACGGGAGGCTGTACAAGGGCAAGACCGGAGTCGCCCGGATCGCGTTGGAGGCCCGGGTCCCCGTCATCCCGGTGGCCATGATCGGAACCGACCAGGTCAATCCGATCGGTTCACGGATGTGGTGGCCGCATAAGTTGGAGATCCGCTTCGGCAAGCCGTTGGACTTCTCCCGCTACGAGGGACTGGCGGGTGATCGGTTCGTCGAACGTTCGATCACCGACGAGATCATGTACGCGCTCATGGAGCTAAGCGGGCAGGAATACGTCGACATCTACGCCGCGAGGGCGAAGGAACTCATCGCAGCCGAGAAGGCGGGATTGCGCCCCGCCGTGCCCGTACAGGTCGGTGCGCGCGATGCCGCTCGGATGCCCGAATCGCGAGCCAGCTGA
- a CDS encoding SLC13 family permease translates to MAQTMGGEPETAPGTAAGRRHWLGMALGPVLAVVAYLLLPDSLSTEGKITAAVAALMAVWWVTEALPLAATALLPLVLFPFLGVSDIGDAAAPYADDVIFLFMGGFMIALAMQRWNLHKRIALRTVLAVGTKPVMLVAGFMIATGFISMWVSNTATAVMMMPIGLSVLGLVSQLGDGKGDPNFATALMLGIAYAASIGSLATIIGTPPNTLLVGYLEENFDIAIGFGEWMLFGLPIAVVFLVIAWLVLTRLVFRPRLKSLPGGRELIREQLDQLGPMSRGEMNALIVFVLAALSWVTIPTLADIDAVAEVAPWLDHISDAGIAIAAALLLFALPANRKQGVRTLDWDTAKELPWGILLLFGGGLSLSSHFTRTGLSEWIGEQVGGLSALPIIVLVAIVVLLVLLLTELTSNTATAAAFLPILGGVAVGLGYGPMVLAVPAALAATCAFMLPVATPPNAIVFGTGHVTIGQMVKGGVWLNAAALVIVTLGAYTLGAWVLGMAY, encoded by the coding sequence ATGGCTCAGACCATGGGCGGCGAGCCCGAGACCGCGCCAGGCACAGCGGCGGGACGCAGACACTGGCTCGGGATGGCCTTGGGGCCCGTTCTCGCTGTCGTCGCCTACCTGTTGTTGCCCGACAGTCTGTCCACCGAAGGGAAGATCACTGCCGCGGTCGCGGCGCTCATGGCGGTGTGGTGGGTCACCGAGGCCCTCCCACTGGCCGCCACCGCGCTGTTGCCGCTGGTGCTGTTCCCGTTCCTCGGGGTGAGTGACATCGGGGACGCGGCGGCACCCTACGCCGACGACGTGATCTTCCTGTTCATGGGTGGATTCATGATCGCTCTGGCCATGCAGCGGTGGAACCTGCACAAGCGGATCGCCTTGCGCACCGTGCTGGCGGTGGGGACCAAACCCGTGATGTTGGTGGCCGGATTCATGATCGCGACGGGTTTCATCAGCATGTGGGTGAGCAACACCGCCACCGCGGTGATGATGATGCCCATCGGGCTGTCGGTGTTGGGGCTCGTCTCGCAGCTCGGCGACGGTAAGGGGGACCCGAACTTCGCGACGGCGTTGATGCTCGGTATCGCCTACGCGGCGTCGATCGGGTCGCTGGCCACGATCATCGGCACCCCGCCGAACACGTTGCTCGTCGGTTACCTCGAGGAGAACTTCGACATCGCCATCGGCTTCGGCGAGTGGATGCTTTTCGGGCTTCCCATCGCCGTGGTGTTCCTGGTGATCGCCTGGTTGGTGCTGACACGCCTGGTGTTCCGGCCGCGGCTGAAGTCGTTGCCGGGGGGACGGGAACTGATCCGCGAGCAGCTCGACCAACTGGGGCCGATGAGCCGGGGTGAGATGAATGCGTTGATCGTGTTCGTCCTGGCCGCGTTGTCGTGGGTCACCATCCCCACGCTCGCCGACATCGACGCCGTCGCCGAGGTCGCTCCGTGGCTCGATCACATCTCCGACGCGGGTATCGCGATCGCCGCGGCCCTATTGCTGTTCGCGTTGCCCGCGAACCGCAAGCAAGGGGTGAGAACGCTCGACTGGGACACGGCCAAGGAACTGCCGTGGGGCATCCTGCTGCTGTTCGGTGGTGGTCTGAGCCTGTCGAGCCACTTCACCCGGACGGGGTTGAGCGAGTGGATCGGCGAGCAGGTCGGGGGGCTGAGTGCGCTCCCGATCATCGTGCTGGTGGCGATCGTCGTGCTGCTCGTGCTCCTGTTGACCGAGCTGACCAGCAACACCGCGACCGCGGCGGCGTTCCTGCCGATCCTCGGCGGGGTGGCCGTGGGGCTGGGCTACGGACCGATGGTCCTGGCCGTCCCCGCCGCGCTCGCGGCGACCTGTGCGTTCATGCTGCCCGTGGCCACACCGCCGAACGCCATCGTGTTCGGCACCGGGCACGTCACCATCGGACAGATGGTCAAGGGTGGCGTGTGGCTCAATGCGGCCGCGCTCGTGATCGTGACCCTCGGTGCCTACACGCTGGGTGCATGGGTGCTGGGCATGGCCTACTGA
- a CDS encoding 3-deoxy-7-phosphoheptulonate synthase, which produces MPNDASADIANAATTVETSDPLTALDNRRTMRMSPLLSPALLRAEHPIDPGIAKTVTLGRRDTVDILDGRDDRLLVVVGPCSVHDPAAALHYARLLSEHAQRVSDALCIVMRVYFEKPRTTLGWKGLINDPDLDGTYAVNKGLRLARQLLLDISTLGLPVGCEFLDPITPQYIADTVTWGSIGARTAASQVHRQLCSALSMPVGIKNSTEGDVQVAVDAVRAASASHVFPGINADGLAALVTTSGNPDCHVILRGGSSGPNYDAETVSDTLSRLRKAGLPERVIIDASHGNSRKDHVRQAAVVRELAERIATGEHGIVGLMMESFLEEGRQDLALGHRDELVYGQSITDACLSWSTTATLLDELASAVRARRGN; this is translated from the coding sequence ATGCCGAACGACGCCTCTGCTGACATCGCCAACGCGGCCACCACCGTCGAAACCTCTGATCCTCTGACCGCGTTGGACAACCGCCGCACGATGCGCATGAGTCCGTTGCTGTCGCCCGCGCTGCTGCGTGCCGAACATCCCATCGACCCGGGTATCGCCAAAACCGTCACCCTCGGCAGGCGTGACACCGTGGACATCCTCGACGGCCGCGACGATCGCCTGCTCGTCGTGGTCGGCCCGTGCTCCGTGCACGATCCGGCCGCAGCCCTGCACTACGCCCGTCTGCTGTCCGAACACGCGCAGCGGGTGTCCGATGCTTTGTGCATCGTCATGCGTGTCTACTTCGAGAAGCCCCGCACCACCCTCGGCTGGAAGGGCCTGATCAACGATCCCGACCTCGACGGCACCTACGCCGTCAACAAGGGGCTGCGGCTGGCCCGACAGTTGCTGTTGGACATCTCAACGCTCGGACTGCCCGTCGGATGCGAATTCCTCGACCCGATCACCCCGCAGTACATCGCCGACACCGTCACCTGGGGCTCCATCGGAGCACGAACCGCGGCCAGCCAGGTGCACCGTCAGTTGTGCAGCGCCCTGTCCATGCCCGTCGGCATCAAGAACTCCACCGAAGGCGACGTCCAGGTGGCGGTGGACGCCGTGCGGGCGGCGTCGGCGAGCCACGTGTTCCCCGGGATCAACGCGGACGGGCTGGCGGCGCTGGTGACCACATCGGGTAACCCCGACTGCCACGTCATCCTCCGGGGCGGCTCGTCGGGGCCGAACTACGACGCCGAGACGGTGTCCGACACCTTGTCCCGACTGCGCAAGGCTGGGCTGCCCGAGCGGGTGATCATCGATGCGAGCCACGGCAACAGCCGCAAGGACCACGTGCGCCAAGCGGCCGTGGTGCGCGAGCTCGCCGAGCGGATAGCCACGGGCGAGCACGGCATCGTCGGGCTCATGATGGAGAGCTTCCTCGAAGAGGGACGGCAGGATCTCGCGCTCGGTCACCGTGACGAACTCGTCTACGGCCAGAGCATCACCGACGCCTGCCTCAGCTGGTCCACCACGGCGACCTTGCTGGACGAACTCGCCTCAGCCGTGCGGGCTCGCAGGGGGAACTGA
- a CDS encoding alpha/beta hydrolase translates to MPVFAGAEPFVHDGSPEVGVLLCHGFTSTPATMRPWGEYLAEAGFTVRCPRLPGHGTSWQECNRTRWPDWYGCLRDEFAGLARRCESVFVFGLSMGGTLALRLAQDLGDAVRGLVLVNPSVLTRRLDAKLATLLAPVLPSAKGLAGDIAKPGVVELAYDRTPVRALASLTRLWTLVRRDLPRVTQPLLLVRSAVDHVVEGVNATVVADNVRSEDLREVVLHHSYHVATLDNDAPLLFRRSVEFVDSVRQVGAR, encoded by the coding sequence ATGCCTGTGTTCGCCGGCGCTGAACCCTTCGTCCACGACGGTTCTCCCGAGGTGGGAGTGCTCCTGTGCCACGGATTCACCAGCACACCGGCGACCATGCGGCCGTGGGGCGAATACCTGGCCGAGGCCGGTTTCACCGTGCGCTGCCCCCGCTTGCCGGGACACGGCACCAGCTGGCAGGAGTGCAACCGAACCCGGTGGCCGGACTGGTACGGCTGCCTGCGCGACGAATTCGCCGGACTCGCCCGCCGGTGCGAGTCGGTGTTCGTGTTCGGCCTGTCGATGGGGGGCACCCTCGCCCTGCGGCTGGCCCAGGACCTCGGTGACGCCGTGCGCGGCCTGGTACTGGTGAACCCGTCGGTGCTCACCCGCAGGCTCGACGCCAAACTGGCCACGCTGTTGGCGCCGGTACTGCCGTCGGCGAAGGGGCTGGCGGGTGACATCGCCAAACCCGGGGTCGTGGAACTCGCCTACGACCGCACCCCGGTGCGTGCGCTGGCGAGCCTGACCCGACTCTGGACGCTGGTCCGTCGCGACCTACCCCGGGTGACCCAACCGCTGTTGCTCGTCCGATCAGCGGTCGATCACGTCGTGGAAGGTGTCAACGCCACCGTGGTGGCCGACAATGTGCGTAGTGAGGACCTGCGCGAGGTAGTGCTTCACCACAGCTACCACGTGGCCACGCTCGACAACGACGCACCGTTGCTGTTCCGGCGCAGTGTGGAGTTCGTCGACTCCGTCAGACAGGTTGGTGCCCGATGA
- the tesB gene encoding acyl-CoA thioesterase II: MTESAKQAASALDTEGGVGGQPVLDKLIGLLDLEKIEENIYRGVSPPHSSTRVFGGQVAGQALVAAGRTVPSERGVHSLHAYFIRPGDPKVPIIYEVDRIRDGRSFTTRRVVAIQHGQAIFSLSASFQVTEVGVEHTEPMPDVPDPESLPTLAERVVGYEDKLNLRAQPRPLDVRYVNDPPWVTRGTGSPPARNQVWMRADGTLPDDPLLHVCVLTYASDMTLLDSTLARHGVYWGFDRVLGASLDHALWFHRPFRADEWFLYDSASPTASNARALATGRLFSRDGTYIATVVQEGLIRLL, from the coding sequence ATGACCGAGTCGGCAAAACAGGCTGCGTCCGCACTCGATACCGAGGGTGGTGTCGGGGGACAGCCCGTGCTCGACAAGCTGATCGGCTTGTTGGATCTCGAAAAGATCGAGGAGAACATCTACCGGGGCGTCAGCCCGCCGCATTCGTCGACCCGCGTGTTCGGTGGTCAGGTCGCAGGTCAGGCCTTGGTGGCCGCGGGGCGCACGGTGCCGAGCGAGCGTGGTGTGCACTCGCTGCACGCCTACTTCATTCGACCCGGCGACCCGAAGGTGCCGATCATCTACGAGGTGGACCGCATTCGAGACGGTCGGTCGTTCACCACGCGGCGAGTGGTGGCGATCCAACACGGCCAGGCGATCTTCTCGTTGTCCGCCTCGTTCCAGGTGACCGAAGTCGGTGTCGAGCACACCGAGCCGATGCCCGACGTACCCGACCCTGAGTCGCTCCCCACGCTGGCCGAGCGAGTGGTGGGCTACGAGGACAAGCTCAACCTGCGAGCGCAGCCGCGTCCGCTGGATGTCCGCTATGTCAACGATCCGCCGTGGGTGACCAGGGGGACGGGTTCCCCCCCTGCGCGCAACCAGGTGTGGATGCGCGCTGACGGGACTCTTCCCGACGACCCTCTGCTGCATGTGTGCGTGCTGACGTATGCGTCCGACATGACGTTGTTGGATTCCACATTGGCGCGCCATGGGGTGTACTGGGGTTTCGATCGGGTGCTCGGCGCGAGTCTGGACCACGCGTTGTGGTTTCACCGACCGTTTCGCGCTGACGAGTGGTTCCTGTACGACAGTGCCTCGCCCACGGCGTCGAATGCGCGTGCCTTGGCGACAGGTCGACTGTTCTCCCGGGATGGAACGTATATCGCCACCGTGGTGCAGGAAGGGCTGATTCGGCTGTTGTGA
- a CDS encoding NUDIX hydrolase, whose product MLLGEGEGFVSCACGRKHWGLYGAAGLLLVDPRRGVLLQHRAMWTHHGSTWALPGGAVLPGETPADAATRETEEETTIPPHAVRVLASCAEDHGTWRYTTVLATVRGEVEARVANGESVALHWVPLDEVEEYPLHQDFAAAWPLLREQLDRQLVLVVDAANVIGARPDGWWRDRAGAVARLRDRLAALSRIGVAAHRVGLELPRRWCWWPRVVLVTEGKARHVAEVAGVEVVSATGEGDDTIVGTVVELRSGRPQDHVVVVTADRELRRRVGELDCVSLGPGELWRLLEESAQAARSRSRGRVQT is encoded by the coding sequence ATGCTGCTCGGTGAAGGTGAGGGGTTCGTCAGCTGCGCGTGTGGACGGAAACATTGGGGGCTGTACGGAGCGGCCGGGCTGTTGCTGGTCGATCCCCGGCGCGGAGTACTGCTGCAACACCGGGCGATGTGGACTCATCACGGCAGCACCTGGGCGTTGCCCGGCGGCGCGGTGTTGCCCGGCGAGACACCCGCCGACGCCGCCACACGCGAAACCGAGGAGGAGACCACCATCCCGCCCCATGCGGTGCGCGTCCTCGCCTCGTGTGCCGAGGACCACGGCACATGGCGTTACACCACCGTGCTCGCCACCGTCCGGGGTGAGGTGGAGGCGCGTGTGGCGAACGGGGAGAGCGTGGCCCTGCACTGGGTGCCGCTCGACGAGGTCGAGGAATACCCCCTGCACCAGGACTTCGCGGCCGCCTGGCCGCTACTGCGGGAACAGCTGGACAGACAACTCGTCCTGGTCGTCGACGCGGCCAACGTGATCGGTGCCCGCCCGGACGGCTGGTGGCGCGACCGAGCGGGAGCCGTCGCTCGGCTCCGTGACCGGCTCGCCGCTCTGTCCCGCATCGGTGTGGCCGCACATCGGGTCGGCCTCGAGCTGCCACGGCGGTGGTGTTGGTGGCCGCGCGTGGTCCTGGTGACCGAAGGGAAGGCTCGCCACGTCGCCGAGGTAGCGGGCGTCGAGGTCGTGTCCGCAACCGGCGAGGGGGACGACACGATCGTCGGAACGGTCGTCGAGCTGCGGTCGGGCCGGCCCCAGGACCATGTCGTGGTCGTCACCGCTGATCGAGAACTGCGCCGTCGGGTGGGTGAACTCGACTGCGTGTCGTTGGGTCCCGGTGAGTTGTGGCGACTGCTCGAGGAGTCGGCACAGGCGGCGCGATCGCGGAGTCGAGGTCGGGTTCAGACCTGA
- a CDS encoding polyadenylate-specific 3'-exoribonuclease AS — protein sequence MRFFYDTEFIEDGVTIDLISIGVVDEFGREFYAVSTEFDPAKAGPWVREHVLSKLPSPSDPAWRSRERIRNDLLEFFGRPQDGIELWAWYAAYDHVALAQLWGPMPSMPRRLPRFTRDLRQRWEDVGRPKLPPPPSDAHDALADARHNLHRWQVIEAARQDLARRCGFPIV from the coding sequence GTGCGGTTTTTCTACGACACCGAGTTCATCGAGGACGGCGTGACCATCGACCTGATCTCCATAGGTGTCGTGGACGAATTTGGGCGCGAGTTCTACGCGGTGTCCACCGAATTCGATCCGGCGAAGGCGGGTCCCTGGGTCCGAGAGCACGTGCTGTCGAAGCTTCCCTCGCCCTCGGACCCGGCGTGGCGTAGTCGGGAGCGCATCCGAAACGATCTGCTCGAATTCTTCGGCCGCCCCCAGGACGGCATCGAGCTGTGGGCTTGGTACGCCGCCTACGACCACGTGGCCCTGGCCCAGCTGTGGGGGCCGATGCCGTCGATGCCGCGTCGTCTGCCACGGTTCACCCGGGATCTGAGGCAACGTTGGGAGGACGTGGGGCGGCCGAAACTGCCCCCGCCGCCCAGCGACGCCCACGACGCGCTCGCCGACGCGCGGCACAACCTCCACCGCTGGCAGGTCATCGAAGCCGCCCGCCAGGACCTCGCCCGGCGGTGCGGCTTCCCGATCGTCTGA
- a CDS encoding 6-phosphofructokinase, which produces MRVGVLTGGGDCPGLNAVIRAVVRKGVEMHGWEVYGFRDGWRGPLTGQGMWLSPDDVEGILTRGGTILGSSRTNPYSDDGGADAIKRVLSDKGLDALIAIGGEDTLGVAKRLNDDGVKVVGVPKTIDNDLGATDYTFGFDTAVHIATEAIDRLHTTAESHHRALVVEVMGRHAGWIALHSGLAGGASVILVPERPFSVDKVVGWVERRFEREYAPIIVVAEGALPEGGAAVLQSGEKDAFGHVRLGGVGIWLADEIASRTGKESRAVVLGHTQRGGTPTAYDRVLATRFGLHAVDAVADGDFGVMVALRGTDIVRVKLAEATAELKTVPLDRYKEAEVFFG; this is translated from the coding sequence ATGCGAGTCGGTGTGCTGACCGGCGGTGGCGATTGCCCGGGCTTGAACGCGGTGATCCGCGCGGTCGTCCGCAAGGGCGTTGAAATGCACGGCTGGGAGGTCTACGGCTTTCGCGACGGCTGGCGCGGGCCACTGACCGGGCAGGGCATGTGGTTGTCCCCCGATGACGTCGAGGGAATCCTCACCCGCGGTGGCACGATCCTCGGCTCCTCTCGCACGAACCCGTACTCCGACGACGGTGGTGCCGACGCCATCAAGCGTGTGCTGTCGGACAAGGGCCTCGACGCCCTCATCGCCATCGGCGGGGAGGACACGCTCGGTGTGGCCAAGCGGCTGAACGACGACGGGGTGAAAGTGGTCGGCGTGCCCAAGACGATCGACAACGATCTCGGCGCCACCGACTACACCTTCGGCTTCGACACCGCGGTCCACATCGCCACGGAGGCCATCGACCGACTCCACACCACCGCCGAGTCCCACCACCGGGCGCTCGTCGTCGAAGTGATGGGCAGGCACGCCGGCTGGATCGCATTGCATTCGGGGCTCGCGGGCGGGGCCAGTGTCATCCTCGTTCCCGAGCGGCCGTTCTCGGTGGACAAGGTCGTCGGCTGGGTCGAGCGCCGGTTCGAGCGCGAGTACGCCCCGATCATCGTCGTGGCCGAGGGCGCGCTACCGGAAGGTGGGGCCGCGGTGCTGCAGAGCGGGGAGAAGGACGCGTTCGGGCACGTCCGGTTGGGTGGCGTGGGCATCTGGCTGGCCGATGAGATCGCCTCGCGCACCGGTAAGGAGTCCCGGGCGGTGGTACTGGGACACACACAGCGTGGTGGTACGCCGACCGCTTACGACCGGGTGCTGGCCACGCGTTTCGGTTTGCACGCCGTGGACGCCGTGGCCGACGGCGACTTCGGTGTGATGGTGGCGTTGCGGGGCACGGACATCGTGCGGGTCAAACTCGCCGAAGCCACGGCGGAACTGAAGACCGTGCCGCTGGACCGCTACAAGGAGGCGGAGGTCTTCTTCGGCTGA
- the pyk gene encoding pyruvate kinase: MSRRAKIVCTLGPATATADKVRALVDAGMDVARMNFSHGSHSDHKQVYDLIRAASEEAGRAVGIIADLQGPKIRLGTFAGGPVEWRTGDTVRITVEDVAGTHERVSTTYKGLAKDAKPGDRLLVDDGKVGLVVKDVEGPDVVCEVTEGGPVSNNKGVSLPGMDVSVPALSEKDTQDLEFALELGVDFVALSFVRSPADIDLVHQVMDRVGKGRVPVIAKLEKPEAVSNLEAIVLAFDGLMVARGDLGVELPLEQVPLVQKRAIQIARENAKPVIVATQMLDSMVNNSRPTRAEASDVANAVLDGADAVMLSGETSVGRYPIETVQTMSRIVQAVEAEMPSVPPLSHVPRTKRGVISYAARDIGERLNAKALVAFTQSGDTVRRLARLHTRLPLLAFTPLESVRRQLSMTWGTTARLVAQVDSTDRMIEQVDHAMLETGRYQRGDLVVIVAGSPPGTVGSTNLIRVHRLGEDDLS; encoded by the coding sequence GTGAGTAGACGAGCGAAAATCGTATGCACCCTCGGCCCGGCTACGGCGACGGCGGACAAGGTCCGAGCGCTCGTCGACGCGGGTATGGACGTGGCGAGGATGAACTTCAGCCACGGTAGTCACAGCGATCACAAACAGGTCTACGACTTGATCAGGGCCGCTTCGGAGGAAGCCGGCCGAGCGGTGGGCATCATCGCTGACCTGCAGGGCCCGAAGATCCGTTTGGGTACGTTCGCCGGTGGCCCCGTGGAGTGGCGGACCGGGGACACCGTGCGCATCACGGTGGAGGATGTCGCCGGGACCCACGAGCGTGTCTCCACCACCTACAAGGGCTTGGCCAAGGACGCCAAACCAGGGGACCGTCTGCTCGTCGACGACGGCAAGGTCGGTCTCGTGGTCAAGGACGTCGAAGGCCCTGACGTCGTGTGCGAGGTCACCGAGGGTGGCCCGGTCAGTAACAACAAGGGCGTGTCGCTGCCCGGCATGGACGTCTCCGTGCCTGCATTGTCTGAAAAGGACACCCAGGACCTGGAATTCGCCCTCGAACTGGGCGTGGACTTCGTGGCGCTGTCCTTCGTGCGTTCGCCCGCCGACATCGACCTCGTCCACCAGGTGATGGATCGCGTGGGCAAGGGGCGCGTGCCGGTGATCGCCAAGTTGGAGAAGCCGGAGGCCGTCTCCAACCTCGAGGCGATCGTGCTCGCTTTCGACGGCCTCATGGTGGCGCGCGGTGACCTGGGAGTGGAGCTGCCGCTGGAACAGGTGCCGCTGGTGCAAAAGCGCGCCATCCAGATCGCGCGGGAGAACGCCAAGCCGGTGATCGTGGCCACCCAGATGCTCGACTCGATGGTCAACAACTCGCGGCCCACGCGCGCCGAGGCATCCGACGTCGCCAACGCGGTACTCGACGGCGCCGACGCCGTGATGCTCTCCGGGGAGACGAGCGTCGGTCGGTACCCGATCGAGACCGTGCAGACCATGAGCCGCATCGTGCAGGCCGTGGAGGCGGAGATGCCGTCAGTGCCGCCGCTGAGTCACGTGCCGCGCACCAAGCGGGGCGTCATCTCCTATGCCGCGCGCGACATCGGGGAGCGGCTCAACGCCAAGGCGCTGGTGGCGTTCACTCAATCCGGTGACACGGTGCGCCGGCTCGCGCGATTGCACACCCGGCTGCCGTTGTTGGCGTTCACACCGTTGGAGAGTGTGCGCAGGCAGCTCTCCATGACGTGGGGCACCACCGCGCGCCTGGTCGCTCAGGTGGATTCCACCGACCGCATGATCGAGCAGGTGGATCACGCGATGCTGGAAACCGGTCGATACCAACGGGGTGACCTGGTGGTCATCGTGGCCGGATCCCCGCCGGGAACCGTGGGCTCCACCAACCTCATCCGAGTGCATCGCTTGGGTGAAGACGACCTCTCGTGA